In a genomic window of Gossypium arboreum isolate Shixiya-1 chromosome 9, ASM2569848v2, whole genome shotgun sequence:
- the LOC108456286 gene encoding rho GDP-dissociation inhibitor 1-like isoform X2: protein MSAAVGIFSASKQDGLKKNGRNNNEEAREEKKKNNKKFVDDNEAKNNNVDDENEVDEEDDNPKLKPEKELDLGPPLSLKEQLEKDKDDESLRRWKEQLLGSVDMSALGGTVFPICYSRSKHMLNYIFVMKAEMEAAEVKIERLSIVCRGRPDIVLPIPFVSNPKSSLFILKEGSRYRLKFSFTVSHNVVSGLNYTNTVWKTGVKEKTKVMLGTFSPRKDPYTYELEEETTPSGLFARGSYSATTKFVDDDGKAYLAMNYHFEIKKNWPSNNS from the exons atgtcaGCTGCTGTAGGAATTTTCTCAGCATCCAAACAAGATGGTTTGAAGAAAAATGGAAGAAACAATAATGAAGAGGCgagagaagagaagaagaagaacaaCAAGAAGTTTGTTGATGATAATGAAGCAAAGAACAATAATGTTGATGATGAGAATGAggttgatgaagaagatgataatccCAAGCTGAAACCTGAGAAGGAGTTGGATCTTGGCCCTCCTCTTTCACTCAAAGAGCAGCTTGAAAAGGACAAG GATGATGAAAGTCTGAGGAGATGGAAAGAACAGCTTCTTGGGAGCGTTGATATGTCTGCTCTTGGAGGTACTGTTTTTCCTATCTGTTATTCAAGGAGCAAACACATGTTGAATTATATTTTTGTGATGAAAGCAGAGATGGAGGCGGCAGAAGTGAAGATAGAAAGGCTGTCAATCGTATGTCGGGGCCGACCAGATATTGTTTTGCCCATTCCATTTGTTtcaaaccctaaaagcagcttgTTTATACTAAAGGAAGGAAGTCGTTATCGTCTCAAATTCTCCTTCACTGTCTCCCACAACGTTGTCTCTGGTCTTAACTACACTAACACTGTCTGGAAAACCGGTGTTAAAG AGAAAACAAAAGTGATGTTGGGAACATTTAGCCCTCGAAAAGATCCATACACTTATGAATTGGAAGAAGAAACCACCCCTTCTGGCTTGTTTGCTAGAGGCTCCTACTCTGCAACTACGAAG
- the LOC108456286 gene encoding rho GDP-dissociation inhibitor 1-like isoform X1, whose translation MSAAVGIFSASKQDGLKKNGRNNNEEAREEKKKNNKKFVDDNEAKNNNVDDENEVDEEDDNPKLKPEKELDLGPPLSLKEQLEKDKDDESLRRWKEQLLGSVDMSALGGTVFPICYSRSKHMLNYIFVMKAEMEAAEVKIERLSIVCRGRPDIVLPIPFVSNPKSSLFILKEGSRYRLKFSFTVSHNVVSGLNYTNTVWKTGVKVEKTKVMLGTFSPRKDPYTYELEEETTPSGLFARGSYSATTKFVDDDGKAYLAMNYHFEIKKNWPSNNS comes from the exons atgtcaGCTGCTGTAGGAATTTTCTCAGCATCCAAACAAGATGGTTTGAAGAAAAATGGAAGAAACAATAATGAAGAGGCgagagaagagaagaagaagaacaaCAAGAAGTTTGTTGATGATAATGAAGCAAAGAACAATAATGTTGATGATGAGAATGAggttgatgaagaagatgataatccCAAGCTGAAACCTGAGAAGGAGTTGGATCTTGGCCCTCCTCTTTCACTCAAAGAGCAGCTTGAAAAGGACAAG GATGATGAAAGTCTGAGGAGATGGAAAGAACAGCTTCTTGGGAGCGTTGATATGTCTGCTCTTGGAGGTACTGTTTTTCCTATCTGTTATTCAAGGAGCAAACACATGTTGAATTATATTTTTGTGATGAAAGCAGAGATGGAGGCGGCAGAAGTGAAGATAGAAAGGCTGTCAATCGTATGTCGGGGCCGACCAGATATTGTTTTGCCCATTCCATTTGTTtcaaaccctaaaagcagcttgTTTATACTAAAGGAAGGAAGTCGTTATCGTCTCAAATTCTCCTTCACTGTCTCCCACAACGTTGTCTCTGGTCTTAACTACACTAACACTGTCTGGAAAACCGGTGTTAAAG TAGAGAAAACAAAAGTGATGTTGGGAACATTTAGCCCTCGAAAAGATCCATACACTTATGAATTGGAAGAAGAAACCACCCCTTCTGGCTTGTTTGCTAGAGGCTCCTACTCTGCAACTACGAAG